The following proteins are encoded in a genomic region of Magnolia sinica isolate HGM2019 chromosome 1, MsV1, whole genome shotgun sequence:
- the LOC131218117 gene encoding protein indeterminate-domain 7-like: protein MMKGLVIQQHPVVEENMSNLTSASGEASVSSGNRAENGSIYPQSFPSPTPPPPKKKRNLPGNPDPDAEVIALSPKTLMATNRFVCEICNKGFQRDQNLQLHRRGHNLPWKLRQRTSKEVRKRVYICPETSCVHHDPSRALGDLTGIKKHFCRKHGEKKWKCDKCSKRYAVQSDWKAHSKTCGTREYRCDCGTLFSRRDSFITHRAFCDALAEESARAITANPLTSNPLLSTQASNSTPHGPATHINLQAQFPHILRSTENSSSSSNIDLQSLPLKRDQEQHFNMRTDLPPWLACSPVVGAGPGPPSQPPTSLNHLDLPSSIFSTRLEHEFSQSQQAPMAHENPPSFHSSASPHMSATALLQKAAQMGATMSKLSSSTSMLRPHQGHMTANATASAATTPGFGLGLSSHEEMENSFVQGLTTFGNKAADLLDHTTTSAAAAVASPSLLQNMMTSLSSAAGFEGSFEEAFGGLFGSKREGNTSENHAKSHQRNEEGGSNGGQNDGLTRDFLGLRAFSHRDILNMAGLDPRMNSSSYEQAQNQKPWQG from the exons ATGATGAAAGGCTTGGTAATCCAACAACACCCAGTTGTTGAAGAGAACATGTCCAATTTGACATCTGCATCAGGCGAGGCTAGCGTTTCTTCAGGCAACAGAGCTGAAAATGGCAGCATCTACCCTCAGTCCTTCCCCTCTCCAACTCCACCTCCAccaaagaagaagagaaaccTTCCAGGAAATCCAg ACCCAGATGCTGAAGTGATTGCTTTATCTCCCAAGACTCTGATGGCTACAAACCGGTTTGTTTGTGAGATCTGCAACAAGGGGTTTCAGAGAGACCAGAACCTTCAGCTACATAGGAGAGGGCACAACCTGCCATGGAAACTGAGGCAGAGAACAAGCAAGGAGGTGAGGAAGAGGGTGTACATATGCCCAGAAACTTCATGTGTGCACCATGACCCATCAAGGGCACTTGGGGACCTCACAGGCATCAAGAAGCACTTCTGTAGGAAGCATGGTGAGAAGAAGTGGAAATGTGACAAGTGCTCCAAGCGTTATGCTGTTCAATCTGATTGGAAGGCTCATTCAAAGACCTGTGGCACCAGGGAGTACAGATGTGACTGTGGAACCCTCTTCTCAAG GAGGGATAGTTTCATCACTCACAGAGCTTTCTGTGATGCATTGGCAGAAGAGAGTGCAAGAGCAATCACAGCAAACCCTCTCACAAGCAACCCTCTTCTATCCACTCAAGCTAGCAATTCCACACCACATGGTCCCGCTACACATATAAACCTACAAGCCCAATTCCCCCACATCCTAAGAAGCACagaaaacagcagcagcagcagcaacatcgACCTTCAATCACTGCCATTGAAAAGAGACCAAGAACAGCATTTCAACATGAGGACAGATCTACCACCATGGCTAGCTTGTTCTCCTGTAGTGGGCGCTGGTCCTGGTCCACCTTCACAGCCACCTACTTCGTTAAATCATCTGGACCTTCCATCTTCAATCTTCTCTACAAGGTTAGAACATGAATTCTCACAGTCACAACAAGCTCCAATGGCACATGAAAATCCTCCTTCCTTCCATTCATCTGCCTCTCCACACATGTCTGCAACTGCCTTGCTGCAAAAAGCAGCTCAAATGGGTGCAACCATGAGCAAGCTTTCTTCTTCCACCTCGATGCTCAGACCCCATCAAGGTCACATGACTGCAAATGCCACTGCTAGTGCTGCTACTACACCTGGTTTTGGTCTGGGCCTGTCCTCGCATGAAGAGATGGAAAACAGCTTTGTTCAAGGACTGACTACTTTTGGAAATAAAGCTGCTGATCTTTTGGACCACACAACTACATCAGCTGCTGCAGCAGTAGCAAGTCCTTCCCTACTCCAAAACATGATGACTTCCCTTTCTTCAGCTGCTGGTTTTGAAGGGTCTTTTGAAGAGGCCTTCGGGGGGCTGTTTGGgtcaaagagagaaggaaatacATCTGAAAATCATGCAAAATCCCATCAAAGAAATGAGGAAGGAGGAAGTAATGGTGGCCAAAATGATGGTTTGACTAGAGACTTCTTGGGTCTTAGAGCCTTCTCTCATAGGGATATTCTCAACATGGCTGGTCTAGACCCTCGCATGAATTCCTCTTCATATGAGCAGGCACAAAATCAAAAGCCATGGCAAGGTTAG